A single region of the Halopiger xanaduensis SH-6 genome encodes:
- a CDS encoding BREX protein BrxB domain-containing protein: MTTKRPFHDFTERLAQFADGRRGIRNPFVIVPVQPKYERRVAERLTEWATNPHRTEEFPDDGTVQVLRLDELFVETDVFELAVDLGENSQPATITETMQDRLAEELVAVMVEKIDAPAQQRHVVLLTHLGSLYPFTRASELLDELDRRNVQSTIGIPFPGDIVGGKLSFFGEESRNYYPAHQIEGRVEGVHLQ, translated from the coding sequence ATGACGACCAAACGTCCCTTCCACGACTTCACGGAGCGACTCGCACAGTTCGCCGACGGACGACGCGGCATCCGAAACCCGTTCGTGATCGTCCCCGTCCAGCCGAAGTACGAGCGACGGGTCGCCGAACGGCTCACCGAGTGGGCGACGAACCCGCATCGTACCGAGGAGTTCCCGGATGACGGAACCGTCCAAGTCCTCCGGCTGGACGAACTGTTCGTCGAAACCGACGTCTTCGAACTCGCGGTCGACCTCGGCGAAAACAGCCAGCCAGCGACTATCACCGAAACGATGCAAGACCGATTAGCGGAGGAACTCGTCGCGGTTATGGTCGAGAAAATCGACGCACCAGCCCAGCAGCGACACGTCGTTCTCCTCACGCACCTCGGGAGCCTCTACCCGTTTACGCGTGCGTCGGAACTGCTCGACGAGCTCGACCGCCGTAACGTCCAGTCGACGATCGGTATTCCGTTCCCCGGAGACATCGTCGGTGGGAAACTGAGCTTCTTCGGCGAGGAATCGCGCAACTACTACCCTGCCCACCAGATCGAAGGCCGGGTTGAGGGGGTGCATCTCCAATGA
- a CDS encoding helix-turn-helix domain-containing protein — translation MYSEAELRALEALQGESTVSGLAEELDRSRSYVSELVDRMESKGLVHTSREGKQKQINRSDARAIELFDSFVQQYTHIPFPELLGGATLRILYYLQSPATATQLAEQVDVHRSTVHRSLSPLENRGMIYKSDGKYTLNDEFEELSTVAREFAHLRHRHRVEDHAESFTLLWESLDEFLVQTRAEIEEDAFHLTGPELFQAYDLPLMARQRRYYLYSESVDEVSPAELCCHMLVIDNGTRSQSYCLLLISETAIERNELLEAAEKYEVDERVSNLLEYLDTEGESRSGRLPRWEEFRELADDYGVAV, via the coding sequence GTGTACTCTGAGGCAGAGCTTCGGGCGCTAGAAGCCCTTCAGGGTGAGTCGACGGTTTCGGGACTCGCCGAGGAACTCGACCGAAGCCGCAGTTACGTGTCCGAACTCGTTGATCGGATGGAGTCGAAGGGGTTGGTTCACACCAGCCGCGAGGGAAAGCAGAAGCAGATCAATCGGTCAGACGCCCGAGCCATCGAACTGTTCGACAGTTTCGTCCAACAGTACACCCACATTCCGTTTCCCGAACTGCTCGGCGGCGCCACGCTACGTATTCTGTACTACCTGCAGTCGCCGGCGACTGCCACCCAACTTGCGGAGCAAGTCGATGTCCATCGGAGCACGGTACATCGGTCGTTATCTCCGCTGGAGAACCGCGGAATGATCTACAAGTCGGACGGGAAGTACACGCTCAACGACGAATTCGAGGAGCTATCTACGGTGGCCCGTGAGTTTGCGCATTTACGGCACAGACACCGCGTCGAAGACCACGCTGAGTCGTTCACACTCCTCTGGGAATCGCTGGACGAGTTTCTCGTCCAGACTCGCGCCGAAATCGAAGAAGACGCGTTCCACCTGACGGGGCCGGAACTGTTCCAAGCGTACGATCTCCCGTTAATGGCTCGCCAGCGTCGGTACTACCTGTACTCGGAGTCGGTCGATGAGGTATCACCAGCGGAGTTATGTTGCCATATGCTCGTGATCGACAACGGAACGCGTTCGCAGTCCTACTGCCTTCTCCTGATTAGCGAAACGGCGATCGAACGCAACGAGTTGCTCGAAGCCGCCGAAAAGTACGAGGTCGACGAACGGGTCTCGAACCTGCTCGAGTACCTCGATACCGAGGGAGAGAGTCGGTCGGGGCGCCTCCCGCGATGGGAAGAGTTCCGTGAGCTTGCCGACGACTACGGGGTGGCAGTATGA
- a CDS encoding DUF6036 family nucleotidyltransferase produces the protein MRRRFDSEYIKSELDRVGRQLEIELTVYLIGGGAMSFRGLKETTKDIDLIVTDGDDLRVLQAVLLDNGYNVVKEPGEEYDDLGAQRILENDDGCRIDIFNQQVIDKLVLSEGMRRRSEAYLDAGRLSVALVSSEDIFLFKSVAGRTDDIEDMFSLVQTELDFDVIEDELEQQIDLLGQELFVTHANEALLELEEQHNISTPLAERVSEITERVYREIEVLQAFNESISRSELEAAVDLSPEDVDEAIEHLVEKDVVEIDDDVIVRKSTNL, from the coding sequence ATGAGGCGACGGTTCGATAGCGAGTACATCAAGTCCGAGCTAGATCGGGTCGGCAGGCAGCTCGAAATCGAACTGACCGTCTACCTGATCGGGGGCGGTGCGATGTCGTTCCGTGGTCTCAAGGAAACGACCAAGGACATCGATCTAATCGTCACTGACGGCGACGACCTCCGAGTGCTACAGGCAGTCTTGCTGGATAACGGGTACAACGTCGTCAAAGAACCCGGAGAGGAGTATGACGATCTCGGAGCGCAGCGGATCCTCGAGAACGACGACGGGTGTCGTATCGACATCTTCAACCAACAGGTGATCGACAAGCTCGTCCTCTCGGAGGGGATGCGCCGGCGAAGTGAAGCCTACCTCGACGCCGGGAGGCTGTCAGTCGCGCTGGTCAGTTCCGAGGACATCTTCCTTTTCAAGTCAGTCGCCGGGCGAACGGACGACATCGAGGACATGTTTTCGCTTGTGCAGACCGAACTCGATTTCGACGTTATCGAGGACGAGTTGGAACAGCAGATCGACTTGCTGGGACAGGAGCTGTTCGTCACACACGCGAACGAGGCACTACTGGAACTCGAAGAGCAGCACAACATCTCGACGCCGTTGGCCGAGCGGGTCTCCGAAATCACCGAACGCGTGTACCGGGAAATCGAAGTGTTGCAGGCCTTCAACGAGTCGATCTCTCGATCAGAGTTAGAAGCTGCGGTCGACCTTTCTCCCGAAGACGTAGACGAGGCTATCGAACATCTCGTAGAGAAGGATGTCGTTGAGATTGACGACGACGTTATCGTCCGGAAATCGACTAATCTGTGA
- a CDS encoding homing endonuclease associated repeat-containing protein yields the protein MLDALHRLAEELGETPTTTEMNDRGEYWASQYQNEFGGWNEALREAGFEPNQVWKVPTDDLLNEIRQLARELNQTPTKEQMDDRGEYYGRSYLKRFGSWNEAVRQAGLEPNQRISQSAFREPPDACRLCGDAPDAGLDFHHWRYGENKAGCYLCRTCHDDVHAGGMRPDNDPGWLMGAVENLIRCHAKYSEETSVPAITSRYNIPSEGLVASAMSNVEM from the coding sequence ATGCTTGATGCTCTTCATCGACTCGCGGAGGAACTCGGTGAAACACCGACGACTACGGAGATGAATGACCGGGGAGAATATTGGGCATCGCAGTACCAAAATGAATTCGGGGGGTGGAATGAGGCTCTTCGGGAGGCGGGGTTTGAGCCGAATCAGGTGTGGAAAGTGCCGACGGATGATTTATTGAACGAGATCCGGCAACTGGCGAGGGAATTGAATCAAACGCCGACGAAAGAACAGATGGATGATCGGGGAGAGTATTACGGTCGAAGTTATCTGAAGCGATTTGGGAGTTGGAATGAGGCGGTTCGTCAAGCGGGGTTAGAGCCGAATCAGCGGATTTCACAGTCTGCGTTCCGGGAGCCTCCTGACGCATGCCGGTTGTGTGGAGACGCTCCTGACGCTGGGTTAGATTTTCATCATTGGCGGTATGGTGAGAACAAAGCAGGGTGTTATCTCTGTCGTACGTGTCACGATGACGTTCATGCCGGCGGTATGCGACCAGACAACGACCCCGGGTGGTTGATGGGAGCTGTCGAGAATTTAATTCGGTGTCACGCGAAATATTCCGAGGAGACAAGTGTGCCAGCAATCACTAGTCGGTACAATATCCCTTCTGAGGGGCTTGTAGCGTCTGCGATGTCGAATGTAGAGATGTGA
- a CDS encoding endonuclease NucS domain-containing protein: MLRVGNEEDVSTLETVSLQEEGFREDDLREWIINSPESILGEDFRLIGREVSVKQIGDGIDLLAIDRDANVVAIELKRGALKPKVDFQGLKYAAYTSHWDYSKLRDQFEKFKSTTWGRTLYEEETTFTEVLDEFCNEDYTLNQDQRIVFVGESVRERLDIVLRWLSDRSIDISVIEFQLLKDGDRLYLDAEQTIPTPEHTVTDVSPDTSDEPWKEDGQSWHLNERSNEETAGLLEDVTAALQELEFLNGPEWGQKHYVAFNKGRKRRIAIRTKRTLFHIDLYDVDTASLDAAEIADALGIDAESVAVKEDMRGSGRSGVRITCNPNQEIDFDALESQAREILGETTE; encoded by the coding sequence ATGCTTAGAGTCGGGAACGAGGAAGACGTTTCTACCTTGGAAACGGTCTCTCTGCAGGAAGAAGGATTCCGTGAGGATGACCTCCGGGAGTGGATCATCAACAGCCCCGAAAGTATCCTCGGGGAGGACTTTCGGCTCATCGGTCGGGAAGTCTCCGTGAAGCAAATCGGCGACGGGATCGACCTGCTCGCCATCGACCGAGACGCCAACGTCGTCGCCATCGAGCTCAAACGAGGCGCGCTGAAGCCGAAGGTCGATTTTCAGGGTCTCAAGTACGCCGCCTACACCTCGCATTGGGATTACTCCAAGCTCCGCGACCAGTTCGAGAAGTTTAAGTCCACGACGTGGGGTCGGACGCTCTACGAAGAGGAAACCACGTTTACCGAGGTACTCGACGAGTTCTGCAACGAGGACTACACGCTCAATCAGGATCAGCGAATCGTCTTCGTCGGTGAATCTGTCCGCGAGCGGCTGGACATCGTACTCCGGTGGCTCAGCGACAGATCGATCGACATCTCCGTCATCGAGTTCCAGCTCCTCAAGGACGGCGACCGCTTGTATCTCGATGCAGAGCAGACGATTCCGACACCGGAGCATACCGTGACGGACGTAAGTCCCGACACTTCTGACGAGCCGTGGAAGGAGGACGGGCAGAGTTGGCACCTCAACGAGCGTTCAAACGAGGAAACAGCCGGGTTGCTGGAAGACGTCACAGCCGCGCTGCAGGAACTGGAGTTCCTCAACGGGCCGGAGTGGGGGCAGAAGCACTACGTCGCGTTCAACAAGGGTAGAAAACGTCGCATCGCGATCCGGACGAAGCGGACGCTATTCCACATCGACCTGTACGACGTCGATACGGCGTCGCTTGATGCTGCAGAGATTGCGGATGCACTCGGGATCGATGCTGAGTCGGTTGCAGTCAAAGAGGATATGCGGGGCAGCGGTCGGAGCGGAGTGAGAATTACCTGTAATCCGAATCAGGAGATCGATTTCGACGCGCTTGAATCTCAGGCTCGGGAGATACTCGGCGAGACTACTGAGTGA
- a CDS encoding Kiwa anti-phage protein KwaB-like domain-containing protein has product MSSASRVDARDHFDELVAFLQRIEDIDTSELGIDLLLARLNEESAEDYDYTFERISLDQELPEDLENLVRDKVEHKQSALESDNIRFSDYGIENRDRDQTFVQYEPTENIPQFDNFERLLEGQRFSHTTYTEPPKPEFQAIRIRDADNDQMAIAFLNYSRRQIMGRTSRARMLVGSEKHRKVDDSLISIPDRVDSIYYDGMMYIFDQSRFEKIFDYLAEYERCADDVIDRIEETDIPFHDFEMFKEAVYGNNRVLRLMYKVHERGVYEDMDLDDAAYIRDNFDTDVKFEENGDGEMSIKMDDKRDVWAVLRFFNDDHLDSPLTNEQYISLSKQDAG; this is encoded by the coding sequence ATGAGTTCAGCGAGCCGAGTTGACGCTCGAGACCACTTCGACGAACTGGTTGCATTTCTCCAACGGATCGAAGACATCGACACCAGCGAACTCGGGATCGACCTGCTGCTGGCTCGTCTGAACGAGGAAAGTGCTGAAGACTACGACTACACGTTTGAGCGTATTTCGTTAGATCAAGAGCTCCCAGAGGACTTGGAGAATTTGGTGCGTGATAAGGTCGAGCATAAGCAATCAGCGCTCGAAAGCGACAACATTCGATTCTCGGATTACGGCATCGAAAATCGCGATCGCGACCAGACCTTCGTTCAGTACGAACCCACGGAGAACATCCCTCAGTTCGATAACTTCGAACGCCTGCTGGAGGGACAGCGGTTTAGTCACACGACATATACGGAGCCGCCGAAACCCGAATTCCAAGCGATCCGTATTCGAGATGCCGACAACGACCAGATGGCGATTGCCTTTCTAAACTACAGTCGGCGCCAGATTATGGGTCGAACGTCTCGTGCTCGTATGCTGGTCGGAAGTGAGAAACACCGGAAAGTGGATGACTCGTTGATCTCGATCCCTGACCGCGTGGATTCCATCTACTACGATGGAATGATGTACATTTTCGACCAGTCTCGGTTCGAGAAGATATTCGATTATCTCGCGGAGTATGAGCGGTGTGCGGATGACGTCATAGACCGAATCGAAGAAACGGACATCCCCTTCCACGACTTTGAGATGTTCAAGGAGGCAGTGTACGGGAACAACCGTGTGCTGAGACTGATGTACAAGGTACACGAACGCGGCGTGTACGAAGATATGGATTTAGACGACGCGGCGTATATCCGCGACAACTTCGATACCGACGTGAAATTCGAGGAGAACGGTGACGGAGAGATGTCCATTAAAATGGACGATAAACGAGATGTGTGGGCTGTTCTCCGTTTCTTCAACGACGATCACCTCGACTCGCCCCTTACGAATGAGCAGTACATCTCGCTCTCAAAGCAAGATGCTGGATAG
- the pglX gene encoding BREX-5 system adenine-specific DNA-methyltransferase PglX, with translation MDGQSTQPRKAQLDKEEREHLEDVVTEMRDRVEANVRYQLEDEYDLDEKPDDDASLSEEQEDLVEAIELEAVDGNDWDDGYEQYITGVGYTIVNRLAALRCMEVRDFIDDEVTAFRDDGLTPAADRLVTEEFMLEEEAVLEAYRNACDDLAEEIDILFDRSTAYSQLDPDDDTYEDLCGMLDEVSDEVWRADDVLGWVYEYYNVNLLDDLRRKGDREGLEPEDVPAANQFYTPHWVVRMLTDNSLGKLYLEDNGTLQETVDRQDSLTPDERKNRPLSPDESPDIADFCTYLVPSEEEGEPPEFDGPEDIRVIDPACGSGHFLLYAFDVLERIYRAETDLDHAEIPREILRNNLYGVDLDMRACQLAAFNLYLKGRTRAEAEGASGFDMPEVGIVCADAKVADIEGVEEVFDEVADGKSDVEDALRRILDAFEEVHGLGSLLDVRGTLGDLFEDDSEQAGVQITLGDDPREDHTLGQILHSLRDAVDQHREEDSFLAQDLRSFVRLLDVLAQDYDVALMNPPYGSKNRMPDVVQDYVEEHYRYSSEFYINFFEVCDRVSKEDGRIGMLVPRSFMYKNRYQDFRSDFIGDEGSFDFLAEYGIGILDNATVRTVGTVVQSGANQGSKGSFLRLHDIQTEQKEQVFTEVLSDSNDNEVIRSFDIELQEFDKIPRTPICYSIPQEIRALHECETKLDAEHAGVDGESICNAVPGLQTADDDRFVRRFWEIDDYEVFKPIAKGGADAWLVPPVTETVEWSGNGTILKRSSKSIRTRNESLYGNKGLSWTYIKDTGRRFGYYPGGLFSHTGFMLFPKTEKSLWKMMAILNSTLYHNLFLSLTTERHWNAGEVGSVPWVESIDKQDGLESAAREQYEIMVEQRANDPSSPYYTGPSLLPTESGDSFYSHPHSRSLSESEASIDPSTISVSDPIRPAARKEEQARLKRRQQLENLSEQIDSQVFSAIELSSEVQDRARQEIFLRTSEDPEDREVPNPESVPEVPDNLDEQVKDLVHHFAMKAVREESDGIIPLEGTDEQADMLNHIVEQFEDAYGEHAEDRLVEVDDILGAESAADEAYPNLRSFIEDELFAYHVDTMENTPIVWKLSTARLLADAKGEGFACFVDYHQLDASLFDRLSNQYLEPRKAELRERRSAANQRRNNESLSTSERAEATDEFEFCSSALEQIAELEEVMQELGSTSEREFDDDDRERVSKLAPKVAAFREETAERIETLKRLREMNGEEWFQDTFSDNFWNAVDEWRDEWVDALEELEHACEEYAKPSDEPVEAHLADLFDYFNWRLKGSDHYSSTGILFMTYYFEREGSDLLDDDGEPFDNLTEDEKLLASLATGIDDASVLDEEYLQQIADDEGVDNVDELPPLAEFKALAEEIDDRCQTVDKQIPSDWSDRALSEITTAGYQPVHKHGVAINITPLAEKDIVPEVVEDKVL, from the coding sequence ATGGACGGACAATCTACCCAACCCCGGAAGGCCCAGCTCGACAAGGAAGAACGCGAGCATCTCGAGGACGTCGTCACCGAGATGCGCGACCGCGTCGAGGCGAACGTTCGCTACCAGCTCGAGGACGAGTATGACCTCGACGAGAAACCGGACGACGATGCGTCCCTAAGCGAGGAGCAGGAAGACCTCGTCGAGGCTATCGAACTCGAAGCCGTCGACGGGAATGATTGGGACGACGGCTACGAGCAGTACATCACGGGCGTCGGCTACACGATCGTCAATCGGCTGGCCGCGCTCCGTTGTATGGAGGTTCGTGACTTCATCGACGACGAGGTCACGGCCTTCCGCGACGACGGCCTCACGCCAGCCGCCGACCGGCTGGTCACCGAGGAGTTCATGCTCGAGGAGGAAGCCGTCCTCGAAGCCTACAGGAACGCGTGCGACGATCTCGCTGAGGAGATCGACATTCTCTTCGACCGCTCAACGGCCTACAGTCAGCTCGATCCCGACGACGACACCTACGAAGACCTCTGTGGGATGCTCGATGAGGTATCTGACGAGGTCTGGCGGGCCGACGACGTACTGGGCTGGGTCTACGAGTACTACAACGTCAATCTTCTTGACGATCTTCGACGGAAGGGCGACCGTGAAGGACTAGAGCCTGAAGACGTGCCAGCAGCGAACCAGTTCTATACGCCGCACTGGGTCGTGCGGATGCTTACCGACAACTCGCTAGGGAAGCTCTATCTCGAAGACAACGGAACGCTGCAGGAGACGGTTGATAGACAGGACTCACTGACGCCCGACGAACGTAAGAATCGCCCACTATCCCCCGACGAGTCCCCAGATATTGCGGATTTCTGTACCTATCTCGTCCCATCTGAAGAGGAAGGTGAACCACCGGAGTTCGACGGCCCTGAAGACATCCGCGTCATTGACCCGGCCTGTGGAAGCGGTCACTTCCTACTGTACGCGTTCGACGTGCTGGAGCGCATCTATCGGGCCGAAACAGATCTCGACCACGCCGAAATCCCACGAGAGATTCTGCGGAACAACCTCTACGGCGTCGACCTTGATATGCGTGCCTGCCAACTCGCCGCGTTCAATCTCTATCTGAAGGGCCGGACGCGGGCCGAGGCCGAGGGCGCGAGCGGCTTCGATATGCCGGAGGTCGGCATCGTCTGTGCCGACGCGAAGGTGGCCGACATCGAGGGCGTTGAGGAGGTGTTCGACGAGGTGGCCGACGGGAAGTCAGACGTGGAGGATGCCCTCCGGCGTATCCTTGATGCGTTCGAGGAAGTTCACGGCCTCGGGAGTCTGCTGGACGTGCGTGGGACGCTCGGCGACCTGTTCGAGGACGACAGCGAGCAGGCCGGGGTTCAGATTACGCTCGGTGACGACCCGCGGGAGGATCACACGCTCGGGCAGATTCTACACAGTCTGCGTGATGCAGTCGACCAACACCGGGAGGAGGATTCGTTCTTGGCGCAGGACTTGCGAAGCTTCGTCCGACTGCTAGACGTGCTGGCACAGGACTATGATGTGGCGTTGATGAATCCGCCGTATGGGTCGAAGAATCGGATGCCAGACGTGGTGCAGGATTATGTTGAAGAGCACTATCGATACTCATCTGAGTTTTATATCAACTTCTTCGAGGTCTGTGATCGAGTGTCTAAGGAGGATGGGAGAATCGGGATGCTCGTTCCCCGGAGCTTTATGTACAAAAACCGGTATCAAGACTTCCGCAGTGACTTTATTGGAGATGAGGGGAGTTTCGACTTCCTAGCTGAATATGGAATTGGCATCTTGGACAATGCCACCGTTCGGACAGTAGGTACTGTAGTCCAATCAGGAGCAAATCAGGGGTCTAAGGGGTCGTTCCTCCGACTTCACGATATACAAACTGAGCAGAAAGAGCAGGTATTCACTGAGGTTCTCTCTGATTCCAACGATAACGAGGTGATTCGTAGCTTCGATATTGAACTGCAAGAGTTCGATAAGATACCTCGCACCCCAATTTGTTACTCTATTCCTCAAGAAATCCGCGCGTTGCACGAATGTGAAACAAAACTGGACGCAGAGCACGCAGGGGTAGATGGAGAATCTATCTGTAACGCAGTTCCGGGACTTCAAACAGCCGATGATGACCGTTTCGTCAGGCGATTCTGGGAGATTGACGATTATGAGGTTTTCAAACCGATTGCGAAGGGTGGAGCAGATGCATGGCTAGTCCCCCCGGTCACAGAGACTGTTGAGTGGAGTGGGAATGGAACCATTCTTAAACGTTCCAGCAAGTCGATCAGAACTCGGAACGAATCGCTATATGGCAACAAGGGACTGAGTTGGACTTACATAAAGGATACAGGTCGTCGATTCGGGTATTATCCGGGAGGCTTGTTCAGCCATACTGGTTTTATGCTCTTTCCCAAAACGGAGAAGTCTCTTTGGAAGATGATGGCCATACTGAATTCGACTCTCTACCACAATCTCTTTCTCTCACTGACGACAGAGCGGCACTGGAACGCAGGCGAGGTTGGTAGTGTTCCGTGGGTCGAATCGATTGATAAGCAAGACGGGTTGGAGTCTGCGGCTCGCGAGCAGTACGAAATTATGGTGGAACAGCGAGCAAATGATCCATCGAGTCCCTACTATACAGGGCCGAGCCTACTTCCTACGGAAAGCGGCGATTCGTTCTACTCGCACCCACATTCGCGAAGTCTGTCGGAATCTGAGGCCTCAATCGATCCAAGCACCATATCGGTAAGTGACCCAATCAGACCTGCTGCACGAAAGGAGGAACAAGCCCGACTGAAGCGGCGTCAGCAGCTGGAGAATCTATCCGAGCAGATAGATTCTCAGGTGTTCTCAGCGATCGAGCTTTCCAGCGAAGTTCAGGATAGAGCCCGACAGGAGATATTCCTCCGAACATCCGAAGACCCCGAAGATCGCGAAGTCCCCAACCCCGAATCCGTCCCTGAAGTCCCGGACAACCTTGACGAACAGGTTAAAGACCTTGTCCACCACTTCGCGATGAAAGCCGTCCGCGAGGAATCCGACGGCATCATTCCGCTCGAAGGTACGGACGAGCAGGCCGACATGCTCAACCACATCGTCGAGCAATTCGAGGACGCGTACGGCGAGCACGCCGAAGACCGCCTCGTCGAGGTCGACGATATTCTCGGGGCCGAGTCCGCCGCCGACGAGGCGTACCCCAACCTCCGGTCGTTCATCGAGGACGAACTCTTCGCCTACCACGTCGACACGATGGAGAACACGCCCATCGTTTGGAAGCTTAGCACGGCGCGGCTCCTCGCCGACGCGAAGGGCGAGGGCTTCGCGTGCTTCGTCGACTACCACCAACTCGATGCCAGCCTATTCGACCGCCTGAGCAACCAGTATCTCGAACCGCGGAAAGCCGAACTCCGCGAGCGTCGGTCGGCAGCGAACCAACGTCGGAACAACGAGTCACTCTCCACAAGCGAACGCGCTGAGGCGACCGACGAGTTCGAGTTCTGCTCCAGTGCGCTCGAACAGATCGCCGAACTCGAAGAGGTGATGCAGGAACTCGGCTCCACCAGTGAGCGCGAGTTCGACGACGACGATCGCGAACGCGTCAGCAAGCTAGCCCCCAAGGTCGCCGCGTTCCGCGAGGAGACCGCGGAGCGCATCGAGACGCTCAAACGACTCCGCGAAATGAACGGCGAGGAGTGGTTCCAAGACACCTTCTCCGATAATTTCTGGAACGCCGTCGACGAGTGGCGTGACGAGTGGGTGGACGCTCTTGAGGAACTGGAACACGCTTGCGAGGAGTACGCCAAACCCAGCGACGAGCCCGTCGAAGCCCACCTTGCCGACCTCTTCGACTACTTCAACTGGCGGCTCAAAGGCTCGGATCATTACTCCAGCACGGGCATCCTCTTCATGACCTACTACTTCGAGCGCGAGGGGAGCGACCTCCTCGACGACGATGGTGAGCCGTTCGATAACCTCACCGAGGATGAGAAGCTGCTCGCCTCGCTCGCGACGGGTATCGACGACGCATCCGTCCTTGACGAAGAGTACCTCCAACAGATTGCGGATGATGAAGGCGTCGACAACGTGGACGAGTTACCACCGCTAGCGGAGTTCAAGGCGCTCGCTGAGGAAATCGATGACCGCTGTCAGACGGTGGATAAGCAGATTCCCTCGGACTGGTCGGATCGTGCGCTATCGGAGATCACGACAGCGGGTTACCAGCCTGTCCACAAGCACGGCGTCGCGATCAATATTACACCGCTCGCGGAGAAGGACATCGTTCCGGAGGTAGTCGAAGACAAGGTACTGTAG
- a CDS encoding DUF6414 family protein, whose translation MGILAWVKGAAATTIRLPLRGIDWAKTKLGYVTVPPLREFVYLDETSVISLIASTTGGITEQKSTVKRRQISGSIKGGLGDKTSSLNANIGATKESSSEAVRRYVIQSNFKELYEMRADDMVISDEYEPHASVPRRIWDRLTSNDEPEPLTEVDFDRGSLAEVNVNLGSHEVYDFYTAVGSMAEMFDLFPEESEFSRHLDTEEFSMRELEAFSELIEHLLAGLVPIVGEVENYGVIVEDDEPIIVHEDYVSEYQNKCEPLNIVGFVNSDKFWQEETRFLFDDDEYTVYCRLDSDEVSDEWMPIKLLSVVDSIVSGLGESIYDIPETFEDANPGAPVDEGNEIELRPRLESYLDELEGESNLNVSAEEAEDVVQSVLSDTGETTSRIEGIEEAVEKLESELDSRSHDYELDESKRDDLIDAILSREFETLARGGERNEWYLEVSFTAIYW comes from the coding sequence ATGGGCATTCTCGCATGGGTGAAAGGAGCAGCGGCCACCACTATTCGGCTTCCTCTACGAGGGATAGACTGGGCAAAGACAAAATTAGGTTATGTAACTGTCCCACCTCTCCGTGAATTCGTCTATCTTGACGAAACCTCCGTAATTAGCCTGATCGCGTCAACTACTGGTGGCATCACTGAGCAGAAAAGCACAGTAAAGCGCCGTCAGATTTCTGGAAGCATCAAGGGAGGACTGGGCGATAAAACATCATCTCTGAACGCAAATATAGGTGCTACCAAGGAGAGCAGTTCAGAGGCAGTCCGCCGATATGTGATTCAGTCGAATTTCAAGGAGCTGTATGAAATGCGCGCTGATGATATGGTCATATCTGACGAATATGAGCCTCATGCGTCCGTTCCTCGTCGGATCTGGGATCGCCTGACATCAAACGATGAGCCTGAACCTCTAACTGAGGTCGATTTCGATAGAGGAAGCTTAGCGGAGGTGAATGTGAATCTTGGCTCTCACGAGGTTTATGACTTCTATACGGCAGTCGGTTCTATGGCAGAGATGTTCGACTTGTTCCCCGAAGAATCAGAGTTCTCTCGGCATCTCGATACTGAAGAGTTCTCAATGCGCGAGCTGGAGGCATTCTCCGAGCTTATCGAACATCTGTTAGCTGGGCTGGTGCCAATTGTGGGAGAAGTAGAAAACTATGGTGTCATAGTTGAAGACGATGAGCCCATCATCGTACACGAGGACTACGTTTCCGAGTACCAAAACAAGTGTGAACCTCTGAATATAGTCGGATTTGTAAATTCAGACAAGTTCTGGCAAGAAGAAACAAGGTTCTTATTTGACGACGATGAGTACACAGTCTATTGTCGGCTGGACAGTGATGAGGTCTCAGACGAGTGGATGCCAATTAAGCTATTGTCAGTAGTCGATTCGATAGTATCTGGGCTTGGAGAGTCGATTTATGACATCCCGGAGACATTCGAAGATGCAAACCCCGGCGCTCCAGTAGATGAAGGGAATGAAATAGAGCTTCGACCTCGGTTGGAAAGTTATCTTGATGAGCTTGAGGGCGAATCAAATCTTAACGTTAGTGCGGAAGAAGCCGAGGATGTGGTGCAATCTGTCCTCTCGGATACTGGCGAAACAACGTCGAGGATCGAGGGTATTGAGGAGGCGGTTGAAAAACTCGAAAGTGAGCTAGACAGCAGGAGCCACGACTATGAACTCGATGAATCAAAGCGGGATGATTTGATAGACGCGATTCTATCCAGAGAGTTTGAAACACTCGCACGTGGAGGGGAGCGTAACGAGTGGTATCTTGAGGTCAGCTTCACGGCGATATATTGGTAG